A window of Chitinophagales bacterium contains these coding sequences:
- the rimM gene encoding 16S rRNA processing protein RimM: MPEYFNIGKLVAVHGLKGELVLEHNLGKKTSLKGLTTLFLEDRKDSFLPWFIESTRIKSEDEVFIKLETVDTREAAAKLTPKAVWIPEPDFKKFTAKNAPMNLLGYTLIDHGKPLGPILEVIEQPHQLLCRLEINGKELLAPVMEATLVKIDHKKREVKVELPEGLVEMYVG, from the coding sequence TTGCCCGAATACTTCAACATAGGAAAACTTGTCGCCGTTCATGGCCTCAAAGGAGAACTCGTCCTTGAACACAACCTGGGAAAGAAAACCTCTTTAAAAGGTCTTACGACCCTATTCCTGGAGGATCGGAAAGACAGTTTCCTTCCCTGGTTTATTGAATCCACCCGGATCAAGAGCGAAGACGAGGTTTTTATCAAACTTGAAACCGTGGATACCCGCGAGGCCGCGGCCAAACTCACACCAAAAGCCGTTTGGATCCCTGAACCTGATTTTAAGAAATTCACGGCCAAGAATGCACCCATGAACCTGCTGGGTTATACCCTGATCGATCACGGCAAACCCCTGGGGCCGATTCTTGAAGTGATCGAACAACCTCATCAACTGCTTTGCCGGCTCGAGATCAATGGAAAAGAATTACTCGCCCCGGTAATGGAAGCCACCCTGGTAAAGATCGATCATAAGAAAAGAGAAGTAAAGGTGGAGTTGCCGGAAGGGTTGGTGGAGATGTATGTGGGGTGA
- a CDS encoding dipeptidase, with product MSQVWKEYLENNKERFLTEMMELLRIPSVSAKSEHKGDMLACAEAVKKSLLDAGCNKAEVMDTGGHPAVYGEKIIDPKKPTVLVYGHYDVQPPEPLELWHTPPFEPTIKDGKVFARGSADDKGQFYMHVKALEIMSKTNSLTTNVKFLIEGEEEVGSPNLGKFVADHKDMLKADVILISDSSMLSMENPSLDTGVRGLSYIEVEVTGAKRDLHSGTYGGAVANPITILAQMIASCHDANNHITIPGFYDDVVVAGPEERVLINKAPYDEKEYMDELGVKELWGEKGYTTYERTGIRPTLEINGIWGGYTGEGAKTVLPAKAFAKISARLVPNQSSDKITEKLLNYFKSIAPPSVEVKAQLHHGGEPYMTPIDSKGYKAAAKAVETTFGKAPIPVRGGGSIPICSILERELGIKIIFMGFGLDNDNLHSPNEKYNIENYYKGIETIPYFHLYFAQ from the coding sequence ATGTCACAAGTCTGGAAAGAATACCTGGAAAATAACAAAGAACGTTTTTTAACCGAGATGATGGAGCTACTCCGGATCCCTTCTGTGAGTGCAAAAAGTGAACACAAGGGGGATATGCTGGCCTGTGCTGAAGCGGTGAAAAAAAGTCTGCTGGATGCAGGATGCAATAAAGCCGAGGTAATGGATACCGGCGGACATCCTGCTGTATATGGTGAAAAGATCATTGACCCCAAAAAGCCAACGGTACTGGTGTATGGCCATTATGATGTGCAACCACCTGAGCCACTGGAGTTATGGCATACCCCTCCCTTTGAACCCACAATAAAAGACGGAAAGGTATTTGCCCGTGGAAGCGCGGATGACAAAGGGCAGTTCTATATGCATGTGAAAGCTCTTGAGATAATGAGCAAAACAAATAGCCTGACCACCAATGTTAAATTCCTGATTGAAGGAGAAGAGGAAGTGGGTTCCCCTAACCTGGGCAAATTTGTGGCCGATCATAAAGACATGCTGAAAGCCGATGTGATCCTGATCAGTGATAGTTCCATGTTGAGTATGGAAAATCCATCGCTGGATACAGGTGTGCGTGGGTTAAGCTATATCGAAGTGGAAGTTACCGGTGCCAAACGTGACCTGCACAGCGGGACCTATGGCGGTGCGGTAGCCAACCCGATCACCATCCTTGCCCAAATGATCGCGAGCTGCCATGATGCAAATAACCATATTACCATCCCTGGATTTTATGATGACGTGGTAGTAGCTGGTCCCGAAGAAAGGGTGCTGATCAATAAAGCGCCGTATGACGAAAAGGAATACATGGACGAATTGGGCGTAAAAGAGTTGTGGGGTGAAAAAGGATATACAACGTATGAACGCACAGGCATCAGGCCTACGCTTGAAATAAACGGAATTTGGGGAGGTTATACCGGAGAAGGCGCTAAAACCGTGTTGCCTGCGAAAGCCTTTGCAAAAATTTCCGCACGGCTTGTACCAAACCAGTCATCCGATAAGATCACCGAGAAATTATTAAATTATTTCAAATCCATCGCCCCACCTTCTGTAGAGGTAAAAGCCCAACTCCATCATGGCGGTGAGCCGTATATGACGCCGATTGACAGCAAAGGATATAAAGCCGCGGCAAAAGCGGTGGAAACCACATTTGGAAAAGCTCCCATTCCGGTGCGGGGTGGAGGAAGTATTCCCATTTGCTCGATCCTGGAAAGAGAACTTGGAATCAAGATAATCTTTATGGGCTTTGGGCTGGATAATGATAACTTGCACAGCCCGAATGAAAAATACAACATCGAAAATTATTATAAAGGGATCGAGACCATTCCCTATTTCCATTTATACTTTGCTCAATAA
- the rpsP gene encoding 30S ribosomal protein S16 has product MPVKIRLQRHGSKKRPFYFIVVADGRSPRDGKFIQKLGTYNPLTIPATISLDRQKALEWLNKGAQPTDTVRRILSFKGVLYLKHLLRGVKLGLFDDATAMEKFQKWHSEHEAQVKKRQEDAQRARRARRNPPPRRPAERKPESSTGSEE; this is encoded by the coding sequence ATGCCAGTCAAAATCCGTTTGCAAAGACACGGGTCTAAGAAGAGACCGTTCTATTTCATCGTAGTGGCCGACGGCCGCTCCCCTCGCGATGGAAAATTCATTCAGAAATTAGGTACGTACAACCCCCTGACCATTCCGGCTACCATTAGCCTGGATCGTCAAAAAGCCCTGGAATGGCTGAACAAAGGTGCTCAACCCACCGACACTGTTCGTCGGATCCTGAGCTTCAAAGGTGTATTGTACCTGAAGCACCTTCTGCGCGGAGTTAAACTGGGTCTGTTCGACGATGCCACCGCTATGGAAAAATTCCAAAAATGGCATTCCGAGCATGAAGCCCAGGTGAAAAAACGCCAGGAAGATGCACAACGCGCCCGCAGAGCAAGAAGAAACCCTCCTCCACGCCGCCCAGCTGAAAGAAAGCCGGAAAGCAGCACAGGATCGGAAGAATAG
- a CDS encoding PAS domain-containing sensor histidine kinase, which produces MTSLFENATEGIVLADGQGKIVLLNPAAERIFGYSSLELIGNRVEILVPDSVKGQHYSHRKGYYQHPGNRTMGSGRDLFARRKDGSEFPVEVSLSHYRQKNNMYVIAFIVDITYRKKAEEGMIRQKKQLEKITNDIRKLNTELEIKVEERTQILKEALTKLEQSQNELRDALDKERQLNEIKSRFVSMASHEFRTPLSSVLSSASLLAKYTQTEEQEKRNKHINRIKDSVKHLNEILEDFLSLGRLDENKVMVSHSTFDLEELLRETAEELKPVLKKEQQVVIEHSGEKMVHTDKRLVKNILINLSSNAAKFSGEGKPIRIQSLVVDHFLTIDVIDKGIGIPEEDQHHLFSSFFRGSNAINIQGTGLGLHIVKRYADLLHGTVHLQSKLDEGTTITIQVPLDHHNL; this is translated from the coding sequence ATGACCTCCCTGTTTGAAAATGCTACGGAAGGAATTGTGTTGGCCGACGGACAAGGAAAGATCGTTTTGCTCAACCCGGCTGCCGAACGGATTTTTGGCTATTCCTCACTCGAACTGATCGGTAACCGGGTAGAGATCCTGGTACCCGACAGCGTAAAAGGGCAACACTATTCCCACCGAAAAGGCTATTACCAACACCCCGGAAACCGGACCATGGGCTCAGGCCGTGACCTATTTGCCCGGCGAAAAGACGGCTCCGAATTTCCGGTGGAAGTGAGTTTAAGTCACTATCGTCAAAAGAATAATATGTATGTGATTGCCTTTATTGTGGATATCACCTACCGCAAAAAGGCAGAGGAAGGCATGATCCGACAGAAAAAGCAATTGGAAAAGATCACCAATGATATTCGTAAACTCAATACGGAGTTGGAGATCAAGGTGGAAGAACGAACCCAGATACTTAAGGAAGCGCTGACCAAACTGGAACAATCTCAGAACGAATTGCGCGATGCACTGGATAAAGAACGACAATTGAATGAGATCAAGAGCCGCTTTGTATCCATGGCCTCGCATGAGTTCAGAACCCCTTTGAGCAGCGTCCTCTCCTCGGCCTCCCTGCTTGCTAAATATACCCAGACGGAGGAACAGGAAAAACGTAATAAACACATCAACCGGATCAAGGATAGTGTCAAGCACCTCAATGAGATATTGGAAGATTTTCTATCGCTTGGCCGACTGGATGAAAACAAAGTGATGGTGAGCCATTCCACCTTTGACCTGGAAGAACTCCTGCGCGAAACCGCAGAAGAATTAAAACCAGTTCTTAAAAAGGAGCAACAGGTAGTGATCGAACATTCCGGAGAAAAGATGGTCCATACCGATAAACGATTGGTCAAAAACATCCTGATCAACCTGTCGAGCAATGCTGCCAAGTTTTCCGGTGAAGGGAAACCCATTAGGATACAATCCCTTGTTGTAGACCATTTTCTGACGATCGATGTGATCGATAAGGGGATCGGTATTCCGGAGGAAGACCAGCATCACCTTTTCAGCAGCTTTTTCAGGGGATCAAATGCCATCAATATACAGGGTACCGGGCTGGGTTTGCATATTGTAAAACGGTATGCCGACTTATTGCATGGAACTGTACATTTGCAAAGCAAACTGGATGAGGGGACTACGATCACTATCCAGGTCCCCCTTGATCACCATAACCTTTAA
- a CDS encoding response regulator — protein MKSVLVIDDNHEIRDNTAEILDLAGYKTYTAENGKVGVEIALKEKPSVIVCDIMMPELDGYGVLHLLRKNEETQNIPFIFLTAKTERSDFRKGMEMGADDYITKPFEDIELLNAIEVRLKKNDIMENRYAPTQQGVSQFIRDVKDTGLMKHLADQYDVEFYSKKQTLYQEGKRPRYLYCLLKGKVKCFKIHEDGKEYITDLFSDGDFIGYSALIEDKNYDDSAVILEDAEIMQIPREDFLNMINGDINIAAKFIRIITQNVKEKEERLLNLAYSSLRKRVAKALVDIQAKFNNAEGAHPIEISREDIAHYVGTATESLIRTLSDFKSEKLIEVREGKILVSNLDKLKNLLY, from the coding sequence ATGAAATCAGTCCTGGTAATTGATGACAACCACGAGATCCGCGACAATACGGCCGAAATATTGGATTTGGCCGGTTACAAAACCTACACCGCCGAAAATGGGAAAGTAGGCGTGGAGATCGCCCTGAAGGAAAAGCCTTCCGTCATTGTATGTGATATCATGATGCCCGAACTGGATGGATATGGCGTATTGCACCTGCTTCGCAAAAATGAAGAAACACAGAACATCCCGTTCATTTTCCTGACCGCCAAAACAGAAAGAAGCGATTTTCGGAAAGGCATGGAAATGGGCGCCGATGACTATATCACCAAACCTTTTGAAGATATTGAGCTGCTCAATGCCATCGAGGTGCGGTTAAAGAAAAATGATATCATGGAGAACCGGTATGCACCTACCCAACAGGGGGTGTCCCAGTTCATCCGTGATGTGAAGGATACCGGGCTGATGAAACACCTGGCCGATCAGTACGATGTCGAGTTTTACAGCAAAAAGCAAACCCTTTATCAGGAAGGCAAACGCCCCCGCTATCTTTATTGTCTGCTCAAAGGAAAGGTCAAATGTTTCAAGATCCACGAGGACGGCAAAGAATACATCACCGATCTGTTCAGTGACGGAGACTTTATCGGGTACTCCGCGTTGATCGAGGATAAGAACTATGACGATTCCGCCGTCATTCTTGAAGATGCGGAGATCATGCAGATCCCCCGCGAAGATTTTCTGAATATGATCAATGGCGATATCAATATCGCCGCAAAGTTCATCCGCATCATTACACAGAATGTGAAGGAAAAGGAAGAGCGTTTGCTCAACCTGGCTTATAGTTCACTGCGTAAGCGGGTAGCCAAAGCCCTGGTGGATATTCAGGCCAAGTTCAACAATGCGGAAGGGGCACACCCCATCGAAATCTCCCGCGAAGACATTGCGCACTATGTAGGAACAGCCACCGAGTCGCTGATCCGTACACTCAGTGATTTCAAAAGCGAGAAACTCATTGAAGTACGGGAAGGAAAGATTCTCGTATCCAACCTCGACAAACTCAAGAACCTGCTTTATTAA
- a CDS encoding RNA-binding S4 domain-containing protein: MPEKEKLRLDKYLWAIRLFKTRTLAAAACDTGKVKYQGTAAKAARSVAIGDEYEVKTEHKRWRIQVTGLLHNRAKYEEAIKHYLDITPAEEIQRLQYQAATFHTGKRRSKIGRPTKKERRDLDDFLEE; encoded by the coding sequence ATGCCGGAGAAAGAGAAACTGAGACTTGACAAATACCTCTGGGCCATTCGTTTGTTTAAAACGCGTACCCTGGCTGCGGCTGCCTGCGACACGGGCAAGGTGAAATACCAGGGAACCGCTGCCAAAGCAGCGCGTTCGGTTGCCATTGGTGATGAATACGAAGTAAAGACAGAGCACAAACGCTGGCGAATTCAGGTAACAGGTCTGCTTCACAACCGTGCGAAATATGAAGAAGCCATTAAACATTACCTTGACATAACCCCTGCTGAAGAAATACAACGTCTCCAATACCAGGCCGCCACTTTTCATACCGGTAAAAGAAGAAGTAAAATTGGAAGACCAACAAAAAAAGAACGGCGCGATCTCGATGATTTTCTGGAAGAATGA
- the dinB gene encoding DNA polymerase IV, protein MPIPLHHIAHFDLDSFFVSVEILNNPALRGKPVLVGGYERGVVAACSYEARKFGIHSAMPMKRAMQLCPQAIVTNASRSEYSKYSRWVTDIIADKVPLFEKASIDEFYIDLTGMDKFFGVSKYAQELRETIIRETGLPISGGLSSAKFISKIATNEAKPNGFLEIPHGMETAFLWPLAVEKINGVGKQTELLLKSMGLYTIGDIARSTPEFLEKKLGKWGESLWEKSQGRGNAEVHTDWVQKSMSHENTFDKDQTDLDFLYKELVRLTEKTAYSLREDEKMTGCITVKIRYSDFETISKQETIDYTALDDVLIAKVKDLFNKSWQKGRPVRLLGVRFSQLIPLNLQMSLFDNQVEKLQLYKAVDEIKDRFGTKSVTKGINTKKSKS, encoded by the coding sequence ATCCCCATCCCACTCCACCATATCGCCCATTTCGACCTTGACTCCTTTTTTGTCTCGGTAGAGATACTCAATAACCCCGCGTTGCGTGGAAAACCGGTACTGGTGGGTGGTTATGAACGCGGCGTGGTGGCCGCCTGTAGCTACGAGGCCCGCAAATTTGGGATCCATTCGGCCATGCCCATGAAAAGGGCCATGCAACTTTGCCCCCAGGCCATCGTCACCAATGCCAGCCGCTCAGAGTATTCTAAATACTCGCGCTGGGTCACCGATATCATCGCGGATAAAGTGCCCTTATTTGAGAAAGCCTCGATCGATGAATTCTATATCGATCTGACAGGTATGGATAAATTTTTTGGGGTGAGCAAATATGCGCAGGAACTCAGGGAGACCATTATACGAGAAACCGGGCTTCCGATCTCCGGTGGACTTTCCTCCGCAAAATTCATCAGCAAGATCGCCACCAATGAGGCCAAACCCAATGGCTTTTTAGAAATACCACATGGGATGGAAACGGCCTTTCTCTGGCCCCTTGCCGTGGAAAAGATCAATGGTGTCGGAAAACAAACCGAACTCCTCCTGAAGAGCATGGGATTATATACCATTGGCGATATAGCCCGCTCTACGCCAGAATTTCTGGAAAAAAAACTGGGCAAATGGGGTGAATCGCTCTGGGAAAAATCACAGGGCAGAGGAAATGCAGAGGTACATACCGACTGGGTGCAGAAAAGCATGAGTCATGAAAATACCTTTGACAAGGATCAGACCGATCTTGATTTTTTATACAAAGAACTGGTACGGCTTACCGAAAAAACCGCCTATTCCCTGCGGGAGGATGAAAAAATGACGGGTTGTATCACAGTCAAGATCCGGTATTCGGATTTTGAGACGATCTCCAAACAGGAAACCATTGATTATACTGCCCTGGATGATGTGCTGATCGCCAAAGTAAAGGACCTGTTTAATAAATCCTGGCAAAAAGGGAGACCCGTGCGCCTGTTGGGTGTCCGGTTCAGCCAACTCATTCCACTTAATCTGCAAATGAGTTTATTTGACAACCAGGTCGAAAAACTACAGCTCTACAAAGCTGTAGACGAGATAAAAGACCGATTTGGGACTAAGTCGGTGACTAAAGGCATTAACACAAAAAAGTCTAAAAGCTAA
- a CDS encoding Hsp20/alpha crystallin family protein translates to MENKAVEKTRTSWPTLFDGGWMEKFFNAPLDEFFNLGKVINVPAVNVTETEKEFKLCIAAPGLDKGDFKVEVVEDMLTISAEKEREEKEEKEGRFNRREYNYNSWSRSFTLPEGCMPDKIDAKYEHGELKILIPKSEVKVSRKIKNISVN, encoded by the coding sequence ATGGAAAACAAAGCTGTGGAAAAAACCAGAACTTCCTGGCCCACCTTGTTTGACGGGGGTTGGATGGAAAAATTTTTCAACGCGCCATTGGACGAGTTTTTCAACCTGGGTAAGGTCATCAATGTACCGGCTGTAAATGTAACGGAGACTGAAAAAGAGTTTAAGCTCTGCATTGCCGCACCCGGATTGGACAAAGGCGATTTCAAAGTAGAGGTTGTAGAGGACATGCTGACGATCAGTGCAGAAAAAGAAAGAGAAGAGAAAGAGGAAAAAGAAGGGCGTTTCAACAGAAGGGAGTACAACTACAACAGTTGGAGCCGGAGTTTCACACTACCGGAAGGGTGCATGCCCGACAAGATCGATGCGAAGTATGAACATGGCGAGTTGAAGATCCTGATCCCTAAATCCGAGGTCAAAGTTTCACGTAAGATCAAAAACATTTCTGTGAACTAA
- the ffh gene encoding signal recognition particle protein, whose translation MFNSLQEKLESAFKNLKGQGRITELNIASTVKDIRRALVDADVNYKIAKEFTDRVKDKAMGEKVITAISPGQLMTKIVKDELTDLMGGEEAVFNAKGSPAVILIAGLQGSGKTTFSGKLANYLKKRKGLSPLLVAADIYRPAAMEQLRVLGEQIGVDVHLELENKDAISIAENAVKEARSKNKNVVIIDTAGRLAIDEVMMTEVANIRKAVNPQEILFVVDSMTGQDAVNTAKAFNDMLDFTGVVLTKLDGDTRGGAALSIKYTVNKPIKFISSGEKMDTLDVFYPERMAQRILGMGDITSLVEKAQQDFDEEQAKKLESKIRKNKFDFADFKMQLEQIKKMGNLKDLMGMIPGMGKAIKDVDISDDSFKGIEAMINSMTLEERENPDLIDGSRRKRIAKGAGKDISEVNNFMKQFDQMRQMMKNMNKMSVGRMLPGMKRP comes from the coding sequence ATGTTCAACTCATTACAAGAAAAGCTCGAATCCGCCTTTAAGAACCTCAAAGGCCAGGGACGCATCACAGAGCTCAATATTGCCTCTACCGTGAAGGATATCCGTCGTGCGCTGGTGGATGCGGATGTAAACTATAAGATAGCCAAGGAATTTACCGACCGGGTGAAAGACAAGGCCATGGGGGAAAAAGTGATCACGGCCATTTCCCCGGGTCAATTGATGACCAAGATCGTCAAGGATGAACTGACCGATCTCATGGGTGGCGAAGAGGCGGTTTTCAATGCCAAAGGCAGTCCGGCCGTCATTCTGATCGCAGGTTTGCAGGGTAGTGGTAAAACGACATTTAGCGGCAAACTGGCGAATTACCTCAAGAAAAGAAAGGGACTTTCTCCGCTACTCGTGGCGGCAGACATATACCGGCCTGCGGCCATGGAGCAGTTGCGTGTACTGGGTGAGCAGATCGGAGTGGATGTTCACCTCGAACTGGAGAACAAGGATGCCATTTCCATTGCGGAAAATGCGGTCAAAGAAGCCCGGAGCAAGAACAAGAATGTGGTGATCATCGATACTGCCGGTCGCCTCGCGATCGATGAGGTCATGATGACCGAAGTGGCCAATATCCGGAAGGCGGTCAATCCACAGGAAATCCTGTTTGTAGTGGACAGTATGACCGGTCAGGATGCGGTCAATACCGCCAAGGCCTTTAATGACATGCTGGATTTTACCGGCGTGGTGCTGACCAAACTCGATGGTGATACCCGGGGCGGTGCGGCACTTTCCATCAAATACACGGTAAACAAACCCATTAAATTCATTAGCTCAGGGGAGAAAATGGATACACTGGATGTATTCTACCCTGAACGGATGGCCCAACGGATCCTGGGCATGGGAGATATCACCTCCCTGGTAGAAAAAGCACAGCAGGATTTTGACGAGGAACAGGCCAAAAAACTGGAAAGCAAGATCCGGAAGAACAAGTTTGATTTTGCCGATTTCAAAATGCAATTGGAGCAGATCAAGAAAATGGGCAACCTGAAGGACCTGATGGGAATGATCCCGGGAATGGGCAAGGCCATAAAAGATGTCGATATCAGCGATGACTCCTTTAAGGGGATCGAAGCGATGATCAATTCCATGACCCTCGAGGAGCGGGAAAACCCCGATCTGATCGACGGAAGCCGCCGAAAAAGGATCGCCAAAGGGGCCGGAAAGGACATCAGCGAGGTCAATAATTTCATGAAACAATTTGACCAGATGCGCCAAATGATGAAAAATATGAATAAAATGTCCGTGGGACGCATGCTCCCAGGCATGAAAAGGCCTTGA
- a CDS encoding RNA polymerase sigma factor RpoD/SigA, with protein sequence MSMRQLKITKSITNRESQSLEKYLQEIGKVELITPEEEVKLARLIKQGDQKALDRLTKANLRFVVSVAKQYQNQGLSLPDLINEGNLGLIKAAQRFDETRGFKFISYAVWWIRQSILQALAEQARIVRLPLNKVGLTNRVQKAFSQLEQEYEREPSAEELADLLNMDLDEVSATLNISSRHVSMDTPLSEGEDSTLMDVMINPNAEKTDAELDHRESLKQEIERSLKQLTERQKEVICYFFGIGVDHPMSLEDIGEKFSLTRERVRQIKDKAITKLRTTNRGNQLRSFLGA encoded by the coding sequence ATGAGCATGCGACAATTGAAGATCACGAAGTCGATTACGAATCGTGAATCTCAAAGCCTCGAAAAGTACCTTCAGGAGATTGGAAAGGTAGAACTCATCACCCCCGAGGAGGAAGTAAAATTAGCCCGTCTGATCAAGCAGGGAGACCAAAAGGCGCTGGACCGTCTGACCAAGGCGAACCTTCGTTTTGTGGTATCTGTTGCCAAACAGTATCAGAACCAGGGCTTATCACTCCCCGACCTGATCAATGAAGGTAATCTGGGTTTGATCAAAGCCGCCCAGCGTTTTGATGAAACCCGTGGTTTCAAGTTCATCTCCTACGCAGTTTGGTGGATCCGTCAGAGCATTCTCCAGGCCCTGGCTGAGCAGGCCCGTATCGTACGTTTACCCCTGAATAAGGTGGGTTTAACCAACCGGGTGCAGAAAGCCTTCTCCCAATTGGAGCAGGAGTATGAGCGCGAGCCTTCTGCTGAAGAATTGGCCGATCTGCTGAATATGGACCTCGATGAGGTTTCTGCAACTCTGAATATCTCTTCCCGTCACGTGAGCATGGATACGCCGCTTTCCGAAGGGGAAGACAGCACCCTGATGGATGTAATGATCAACCCCAATGCCGAAAAGACCGATGCTGAACTGGACCACCGCGAAAGCCTGAAACAGGAGATCGAGCGGTCGCTGAAACAGCTTACGGAACGGCAGAAAGAGGTGATCTGTTACTTCTTTGGCATCGGCGTGGATCATCCCATGAGCCTCGAAGATATCGGTGAAAAATTCAGTCTGACCCGCGAAAGGGTCCGTCAGATCAAAGACAAAGCCATCACCAAATTAAGAACAACCAACCGGGGGAATCAGCTTCGCTCCTTCCTTGGTGCCTGA